A stretch of the Bacteroidota bacterium genome encodes the following:
- the rpmJ gene encoding 50S ribosomal protein L36 — translation MKVRSSVKKLCENCKIVRRKGYVYVICKKNPKHKQRQG, via the coding sequence ATGAAAGTTCGTTCATCTGTAAAAAAATTATGCGAAAATTGCAAGATTGTCAGACGTAAAGGTTATGTTTACGTTATATGTAAAAAAAATCCAAAGCACAAACAACGTCAAGGTTAA
- the infA gene encoding translation initiation factor IF-1 produces MAKQGPIKMDGTIIETLPNAMFRVRLENNHEIIAHVSGKMRMNFIKILVGDKVTVELSPYDLTKGRITYRYK; encoded by the coding sequence ATGGCTAAACAAGGTCCAATAAAAATGGATGGAACAATAATCGAAACGCTGCCAAATGCAATGTTCAGAGTTCGATTAGAGAACAATCATGAAATTATTGCACACGTTTCAGGAAAAATGCGTATGAATTTTATTAAAATACTTGTTGGCGATAAAGTTACTGTCGAATTATCCCCTTACGATTTAACCAAGGGGCGAATTACGTATAGATATAAATAA
- the map gene encoding type I methionyl aminopeptidase: MTRILIKTKSEIELMRESCRIVAEVLKLLEISIKPGVTTKELDIIAEDYIRSQNAEPAFKGYGADKKNLYPATLCTSVEDEVVHGIPGDRKLIEGEIISIDVGVKKNNYYGDGAKSFAVGKISDEKKRLLEITEQSLYKGIEKALNGNRVFDISSAVQKHVEEAGFSVVRDLVGHGIGRSLHEEPQIPNFGQAGTGESLKSGMTLAIEPMVNYGAYKVRFNSDGWTVKTLDGKPSAHFEHTVYITDSEPEILTK; encoded by the coding sequence ATGACGAGGATTTTGATTAAGACGAAATCAGAAATTGAATTGATGCGTGAAAGTTGCAGGATTGTTGCTGAAGTTTTAAAGTTGTTAGAAATTTCAATAAAACCCGGCGTTACTACAAAAGAATTAGATATTATAGCAGAAGATTATATTCGTTCACAAAATGCTGAACCGGCATTCAAAGGATACGGCGCCGATAAGAAAAATTTGTATCCGGCTACATTATGCACTTCGGTTGAAGACGAAGTTGTTCACGGAATTCCAGGCGATCGTAAATTGATTGAAGGTGAAATAATTTCGATAGATGTTGGTGTGAAGAAAAATAATTACTACGGCGACGGTGCTAAGTCGTTCGCAGTCGGTAAAATATCCGACGAAAAAAAACGATTGTTGGAAATCACTGAACAATCGTTGTATAAAGGAATTGAGAAAGCGTTGAACGGAAATCGGGTCTTCGATATATCTTCAGCGGTTCAAAAGCATGTTGAAGAAGCAGGATTTTCGGTTGTTCGCGATTTGGTCGGACACGGTATTGGCAGAAGTTTACACGAAGAACCTCAGATCCCAAATTTCGGACAAGCCGGCACCGGCGAGTCGCTTAAAAGCGGAATGACTTTGGCGATTGAGCCAATGGTAAATTATGGTGCATATAAGGTACGATTTAATTCTGATGGTTGGACTGTAAAAACATTAGATGGTAAGCCGTCGGCACATTTTGAACATACGGTATATATAACTGATTCAGAACCGGAAATTTTAACTAAGTAA